In Gluconacetobacter diazotrophicus PA1 5, the following proteins share a genomic window:
- a CDS encoding relaxase/mobilization nuclease domain-containing protein — MNRDEEFRVRPGRIRSTRARQARPFVTQVLASVQRAGGRVSRAGKITSGRRSSFGRGWAAAHAANRLLTSRSRGVVIKARVVRHAPRATPLAAHLRYLRREGVTRDEEDARLFGKDSDDIRASDFAERCDGDRHHFRFIVSPEDAPEMSDLRAFARDLMGQMESDLGTKLDWVAVDHWNTAHPHLHVIVRGVAEDGSELVIARDYIREGMRARAQDLVTLELGPRTDHDIHQAVERQVNADRWTQLDRQLQKDAGADGAIDLGRTPGETPDAFATVKQGRLRRLETMGLAHQVGPDRWRMDESAEATLREISERNDIIKRIHRGLAEQKIDRAASSWVLAGEDTTDPVIGRLVDRGLDDELRGTAYAVIDGIDGRTHHVRLPHLEAAGDGSVGSIVELRRFTDKQGRDRVALAVRSDFTLERQVTAEGSTWLDRQVIAREPLPLASTGFGADVKEAMEKRADHLMEQELASRDGGSIRYARNLIATLRQRELKTLGQSLAGKSGMPFRRSGEGDPVTGTYRQRFNLASGRFAMIDDGLGFELVPCRRRWKTA, encoded by the coding sequence ATGAACAGGGACGAGGAATTCCGGGTCAGGCCTGGTCGCATCCGCTCCACCCGTGCCCGTCAGGCGCGCCCCTTCGTGACACAGGTGCTGGCGTCCGTGCAGCGGGCTGGTGGCCGGGTCTCGCGCGCAGGGAAAATCACCTCTGGCCGGCGCTCCAGTTTCGGCCGTGGCTGGGCTGCCGCCCATGCGGCCAATCGCCTGCTGACCAGCCGCTCGCGGGGCGTCGTCATCAAGGCCCGCGTCGTGCGGCATGCCCCGCGTGCCACACCGCTGGCAGCGCATCTCCGTTACCTGCGTCGGGAGGGGGTAACGCGGGACGAAGAGGATGCGCGCCTGTTCGGCAAGGACAGCGACGACATCCGCGCCTCGGACTTCGCCGAACGCTGCGACGGTGATCGTCATCATTTCCGCTTCATCGTCTCGCCAGAGGATGCGCCGGAGATGTCGGACCTGCGGGCTTTCGCACGGGATCTGATGGGGCAGATGGAGTCCGATCTCGGCACGAAACTCGACTGGGTCGCCGTCGATCACTGGAACACAGCGCATCCCCATCTGCACGTCATCGTGCGGGGCGTGGCGGAGGATGGCTCTGAGCTGGTGATCGCGCGTGATTATATCCGCGAGGGGATGCGCGCCCGTGCCCAGGATCTCGTGACGTTGGAACTCGGGCCGCGCACGGATCACGACATCCATCAGGCGGTCGAGCGGCAGGTGAACGCCGACCGCTGGACCCAGCTTGACCGCCAGCTTCAGAAGGACGCCGGAGCGGACGGCGCCATTGATCTCGGGCGCACACCGGGCGAAACACCGGACGCCTTCGCGACGGTGAAGCAGGGTCGTCTTCGCCGTCTGGAAACCATGGGGCTGGCACATCAGGTCGGGCCGGATCGCTGGCGGATGGACGAGAGCGCGGAGGCGACGCTTCGGGAGATCAGCGAGCGTAACGACATCATCAAACGCATCCACCGAGGGCTGGCGGAGCAGAAGATCGACCGTGCCGCATCATCCTGGGTGCTGGCGGGAGAGGATACTACCGATCCCGTGATCGGTCGGCTGGTCGATCGTGGCCTTGATGATGAGCTGCGCGGCACGGCCTATGCGGTGATCGACGGGATTGATGGGCGCACGCACCATGTCCGCCTGCCGCACCTCGAAGCCGCTGGCGATGGATCGGTCGGTTCGATCGTGGAATTGCGGCGTTTCACCGACAAACAGGGACGTGATCGTGTCGCGCTGGCCGTGCGTTCGGATTTCACGCTGGAGCGGCAGGTGACGGCGGAGGGCTCGACCTGGCTCGACCGGCAGGTGATCGCACGGGAGCCTCTCCCTCTGGCGTCCACCGGGTTCGGCGCCGATGTCAAAGAGGCGATGGAAAAGCGGGCGGATCATCTGATGGAGCAGGAGCTGGCCAGCCGCGACGGCGGGAGCATCCGTTATGCCCGGAACCTGATCGCCACACTGCGCCAGCGGGAGTTGAAGACGCTGGGCCAGAGCCTTGCCGGGAAGTCGGGGATGCCGTTTCGGAGGAGCGGGGAGGGCGATCCCGTTACCGGCACCTACCGTCAGCGTTTCAACCTGGCGTCGGGCCGGTTCGCCATGATCGACGACGGGCTGGGCTTCGAGTTGGTGCCGTGTCGCCGTCGCTGGAAAACAGCGTGA